The following coding sequences lie in one Arachis hypogaea cultivar Tifrunner chromosome 4, arahy.Tifrunner.gnm2.J5K5, whole genome shotgun sequence genomic window:
- the LOC112796775 gene encoding uncharacterized protein isoform X4 — protein sequence MGTLDDSLPWKMKLLCSSGGKILPRPSDGKLRYVGGETRIISTRKDLSWEELVKKTSSICRQPHTIKYQLPGEDLDALISVSSEEDLQNMTEEYHGFERREGSQRLRIFLVPLTESEETPLTEVSMIQQSDPDYQYVVAVNGIADPSPRNNNGGMSLTNEASQFAPVFQKISPNPSSAFENKGAVNSLNGDGVLNKSVSPIPIQVSGSSAGYVPFIGNERFQGSTESNVSFVTALLPPENSGTVIADWQYPQHAAAGQSKILNGQHFGNYNLGKGFVTHGCEDKLFGERLFQREKGNYLGNPLSCLEDPICQQAESDGISGSPYGLSHAFSDSQLHESAVRSGYCLQERIGQSFSLNLENTQLSSILLSNISQGNPLELQRDPILHHTQLQSKIPKGDSAELSKRQEMTSSSPYSDSLGMNCDVYNGSISTENRYPKAQSRLTDYSFVANDIQDNSVKLEKMKIIEEFNCFPSNNGNVYVEKPAIIDMGNMSELHLLDSFLPSNSNSQVNVQKNWEVTSEDRIPASLGMVELSPNNIVDKIPSDLLDMSQRTDDSKKCALAEGLSGKQDIDFSLTRIFDLNAPLKDEESSSGKSNLGNNFFELSINPDSLKCAPIQLSENQLASGFHENSTLSAARLHPASPPVGYGPKFNLPMNVNTAGENSSFRKARSFFDDSVSSTDQIIDLSDPSKNIQWCHEASRVQPFVVVDNVISVSPPNVESSLVLSPNSVDDRGSDVGSLAHTEAESILPESELEDFKDNQTDKHDFLSDAMIAEMEASIYGLQIIRNADLEDLSELGSGTYGTVYHGKWRGTDVAIKRIKKSCFAGRSSEQERLAKDFWREAQILSNLHHPNVVAFYGIVPDGVGGTLATVTEFMVNGSLRHVLIKKERLLDRHRKLIIAMDAAFGMEYLHSKNIVHFDLKCDNLLVNLRDPQRPVCKVGDFGLSRIKRNTLVSGGVRGTLPWMAPELLNGSSSRVSEKVDVFSFGISLWELFTGEEPYADMHCGAIIGGIVKNTLRPPIPERCDPEWRKLMEECWSADPNSRPSFTEITSRLRSMSIGLQVKGTG from the exons ATGG GAACTTTGGATGATTCTTTGCCATGGAAAATGAAGCTTCTATGCAGCTCTGGTGGAAAAATATTACCCAGGCCTAGTGACGGGAAACTCAGATATGTAGGGGGAGAGACCCGCATAATATCTACAAGAAAGGATTTATCATGGGAAGAGCTTGTAAAGAAGACCTCGAGTATTTGTAGGCAACCTCACACAATCAAATACCAGCTTCCTGGGGAGGATCTGGATGCTCTAATATCTGTTTCCTCGGAGGAGGATCTTCAAAATATGACAGAGGAATACCATGGGTTTGAAAGGCGGGAAGGTTCTCAAAGACTTAGAATTTTTTTGGTTCCTTTGACTGAATCTGAAGAGACGCCGTTAACTGAAGTGAGCATGATTCAGCAAAGTGATCCTGACTACCAATATGTTGTTGCCGTGAATGGCATAGCAGATCCCAGTCCAAGGAACAACAATGGTGGGATGAGTTTGACCAATGAAGCAAGTCAGTTCGCTCCAGTTTTTCAGAAAATTTCTCCAAATCCCTCTTCTGCCTTTGAGAACAAGGGTGCTGTTAATTCTTTAAATGGAGATGGGGTTCTGAACAAATCAGTTTCTCCTATTCCTATACAGGTATCAGGTTCTAGTGCAGGTTATGTTCCATTTATTGGTAATGAACGGTTTCAGGGAAGTACCGAGAGCAATGTGTCATTTGTTACTGCTCTGCTACCCCCTGAGAACTCTGGCACCGTCATTGCTGATTGGCAATACCCTCAGCATGCAGCTGCTGGTCAGTCCAAGATACTCAATGGACAGCATTTCGGCAACTACAATCTTGGCAAGGGATTTGTGACTCATGGTTGCGAGGATAAATTATTTGGTGAAAGGCTGTTTCAAAGGGAAAAGGGAAACTACCTTGGAAATCCTCTTTCATGCTTGGAAGATCCAATTTGTCAACAAGCTGAATCTGATGGAATTTCTGGTTCCCCCTATGGGCTGTCACATGCTTTTTCTGATTCACAATTGCATGAGAGTGCTGTTAGGTCTGGTTACTGCTTACAAGAAAGAATTGGCCAATCTTTTTCCTTGAACCTTGAAAATACTCAATTATCTTCAATCCTTCTTTCTAATATCTCACAAGGGAATCCTTTGGAGCTTCAACGTGATCCTATTCTCCACCATACCCAACTACAAAGTAAGATACCAAAAGGTGACTCCGCCGAGCTGTCCAAAAGGCAAGAAATGACATCGTCTTCTCCATATTCAGATTCATTAGGAATGAACTGTGATGTTTATAATGGTAGCATTTCAACTGAAAATAGGTACCCTAAAGCACAGTCCAGATTAACTGACTATAGCTTTGTAGCAAATGATATTCAAGATAACTCTGTTAAATTAGAAAAGATGAAGATAATTGAAGAGTTTAATTGCTTTCCGAGTAATAATGGAAATGTTTATGTTGAGAAACCAGCCATCATTGATATGGGAAACATGAGTGAATTGCATCTTTTGGACTCCTTCCTTCCTAGTAACTCAAATTCTCAGGTTAATGTGCAAAAGAATTGGGAGGTTACATCTGAGGATAGAATTCCTGCATCATTGGGTATGGTGGAACTTTCTCCAAATAATATCGTGGACAAGATCCCATCTGATCTTCTTGATATGAGCCAAAGGACTGATGATAGCAAGAAATGTGCATTAGCTGAAGGTTTGAGCGGGAAACAAGATATTGACTTTTCATTGACCAGGATATTTGATTTAAATGCCCCATTAAAAGACGAAGAAAGCTCTTCTGGCAAAAGTAATCTGGGCAATAATTTCTTTGAGCTATCCATTAACCCAGACTCTCTTAAATGTGCACCAATTCAGCTTTCTGAGAACCAACTGGCTTCAGGATTTCATGAAAATTCAACACTAAGCGCTGCTAGATTGCACCCTGCTTCACCTCCTGTTGGTTATGGTCCAaagttcaacttgccaatgaatGTGAATACTGCAGGCGAGAATAGTTCTTTTAGAAAGGCACGTTCTTTCTTTGATGACTCGGTGAGCAGTACAGATCAAATCATTGATCTGTCAGATCCGTCAAAGAATATACAATGGTGTCACGAGGCAAGCCGGGTACAGCCATTTGTAGTAGTAGACAATGTGATTAGTGTTTCTCCTCCAAATGTTGAGTCTTCATTGGTACTGAGCCCAAATTCTGTGGATGATAGAGGAAGTGATGTTGGATCCCTTGCTCATACAGAAGCAGAAAGCATCCTCCCAGAGTCTGAACTGGAG GATTTTAAAGACAATCAAACAGACAAGCATGACTTCCTTTCTGATGCAATGATAGCAGAAATGGAAGCCAGCATATATGGTTTGCAG ATAATAAGGAATGCTGATCTCGAAGACCTTTCGGAGTTAGGATCTGGTACTTATGGAACCGTTTATCATGGAAAATGGCGGGGAACAGATGTTGctataaagagaattaaaaagagCTGCTTTGCAGGGAGATCTTCTGAGCAAGAACGGTTG GCAAAAGACTTCTGGAGAGAGGCACAAATCCTCTCAAATCTTCACCATCCAAATGTGGTGGCATTTTATGGAATAGTACCAGATGGGGTTGGCGGAACCTTAGCAACAGTAACAGAGTTCATGGTTAATGGTTCTCTTAGGCATGTCCTCATCAAGAAAGAAAG ATTACTAGATCGTCATAGAAAGCTGATAATTGCCATGGATGCAGCTTTTGGTATGGAATATTTGCACTCGAAAAACATTGTCCATTTTGATTTGAAATGTGACAACTTGCTTGTGAATCTAAGGGATCCACAGCGACCCGTATGCAAA GTTGGAGATTTTGGATTATCAAGGATCAAACGAAATACCCTTGTGTCTGGGGGTGTACGAGGAACCCTTCCATGGATGGCACCAGAGCTGTTGAATGGCAGCAGTAGCCGGGTTTCTGAGAAG GTTGATGTTTTCTCCTTTGGCATCTCATTGTGGGAGTTATTCACAGGGGAGGAACCATATGCAGACATGCATTGTGGTGCCATTATTG GGGGGATTGTAAAGAACACTCTTCGACCACCTATTCCGGAACGCTGTGATCCTGAATGGAGGAAGCTAATGGAAGAGTGCTGGTCAGCTGATCCCAACAGCCGACCATCATTCACGGAGATAACCAGCAGGTTACGATCCATGTCTATAGGACTTCAAGTAAAGGGAACTGGTTAA
- the LOC112796775 gene encoding uncharacterized protein isoform X5, whose product MGTLDDSLPWKMKLLCSSGGKILPRPSDGKLRYVGGETRIISTRKDLSWEELVKKTSSICRQPHTIKYQLPGEDLDALISVSSEEDLQNMTEEYHGFERREGSQRLRIFLVPLTESEETPLTEVSMIQQSDPDYQYVVAVNGIADPSPRNNNGGMSLTNEASQFAPVFQKISPNPSSAFENKGAVNSLNGDGVLNKSVSPIPIQVSGSSAGYVPFIGNERFQGSTESNVSFVTALLPPENSGTVIADWQYPQHAAAGQSKILNGQHFGNYNLGKGFVTHGCEDKLFGERLFQREKGNYLGNPLSCLEDPICQQAESDGISGSPYGLSHAFSDSQLHESAVRSGYCLQERIGQSFSLNLENTQLSSILLSNISQGNPLELQRDPILHHTQLQSKIPKGDSAELSKRQEMTSSSPYSDSLGMNCDVYNGSISTENRYPKAQSRLTDYSFVANDIQDNSVKLEKMKIIEEFNCFPSNNGNVYVEKPAIIDMGNMSELHLLDSFLPSNSNSQVNVQKNWEVTSEDRIPASLGMVELSPNNIVDKIPSDLLDMSQRTDDSKKCALAEGLSGKQDIDFSLTRIFDLNAPLKDEESSSGKSNLGNNFFELSINPDSLKCAPIQLSENQLASGFHENSTLSAARLHPASPPVGYGPKFNLPMNVNTAGENSSFRKARSFFDDSVSSTDQIIDLSDPSKNIQWCHEASRVQPFVVVDNVISVSPPNVESSLVLSPNSVDDRGSDVGSLAHTEAESILPESELEIIRNADLEDLSELGSGTYGTVYHGKWRGTDVAIKRIKKSCFAGRSSEQERLAKDFWREAQILSNLHHPNVVAFYGIVPDGVGGTLATVTEFMVNGSLRHVLIKKERLLDRHRKLIIAMDAAFGMEYLHSKNIVHFDLKCDNLLVNLRDPQRPVCKVGDFGLSRIKRNTLVSGGVRGTLPWMAPELLNGSSSRVSEKVDVFSFGISLWELFTGEEPYADMHCGAIIGGIVKNTLRPPIPERCDPEWRKLMEECWSADPNSRPSFTEITSRLRSMSIGLQVKGTG is encoded by the exons ATGG GAACTTTGGATGATTCTTTGCCATGGAAAATGAAGCTTCTATGCAGCTCTGGTGGAAAAATATTACCCAGGCCTAGTGACGGGAAACTCAGATATGTAGGGGGAGAGACCCGCATAATATCTACAAGAAAGGATTTATCATGGGAAGAGCTTGTAAAGAAGACCTCGAGTATTTGTAGGCAACCTCACACAATCAAATACCAGCTTCCTGGGGAGGATCTGGATGCTCTAATATCTGTTTCCTCGGAGGAGGATCTTCAAAATATGACAGAGGAATACCATGGGTTTGAAAGGCGGGAAGGTTCTCAAAGACTTAGAATTTTTTTGGTTCCTTTGACTGAATCTGAAGAGACGCCGTTAACTGAAGTGAGCATGATTCAGCAAAGTGATCCTGACTACCAATATGTTGTTGCCGTGAATGGCATAGCAGATCCCAGTCCAAGGAACAACAATGGTGGGATGAGTTTGACCAATGAAGCAAGTCAGTTCGCTCCAGTTTTTCAGAAAATTTCTCCAAATCCCTCTTCTGCCTTTGAGAACAAGGGTGCTGTTAATTCTTTAAATGGAGATGGGGTTCTGAACAAATCAGTTTCTCCTATTCCTATACAGGTATCAGGTTCTAGTGCAGGTTATGTTCCATTTATTGGTAATGAACGGTTTCAGGGAAGTACCGAGAGCAATGTGTCATTTGTTACTGCTCTGCTACCCCCTGAGAACTCTGGCACCGTCATTGCTGATTGGCAATACCCTCAGCATGCAGCTGCTGGTCAGTCCAAGATACTCAATGGACAGCATTTCGGCAACTACAATCTTGGCAAGGGATTTGTGACTCATGGTTGCGAGGATAAATTATTTGGTGAAAGGCTGTTTCAAAGGGAAAAGGGAAACTACCTTGGAAATCCTCTTTCATGCTTGGAAGATCCAATTTGTCAACAAGCTGAATCTGATGGAATTTCTGGTTCCCCCTATGGGCTGTCACATGCTTTTTCTGATTCACAATTGCATGAGAGTGCTGTTAGGTCTGGTTACTGCTTACAAGAAAGAATTGGCCAATCTTTTTCCTTGAACCTTGAAAATACTCAATTATCTTCAATCCTTCTTTCTAATATCTCACAAGGGAATCCTTTGGAGCTTCAACGTGATCCTATTCTCCACCATACCCAACTACAAAGTAAGATACCAAAAGGTGACTCCGCCGAGCTGTCCAAAAGGCAAGAAATGACATCGTCTTCTCCATATTCAGATTCATTAGGAATGAACTGTGATGTTTATAATGGTAGCATTTCAACTGAAAATAGGTACCCTAAAGCACAGTCCAGATTAACTGACTATAGCTTTGTAGCAAATGATATTCAAGATAACTCTGTTAAATTAGAAAAGATGAAGATAATTGAAGAGTTTAATTGCTTTCCGAGTAATAATGGAAATGTTTATGTTGAGAAACCAGCCATCATTGATATGGGAAACATGAGTGAATTGCATCTTTTGGACTCCTTCCTTCCTAGTAACTCAAATTCTCAGGTTAATGTGCAAAAGAATTGGGAGGTTACATCTGAGGATAGAATTCCTGCATCATTGGGTATGGTGGAACTTTCTCCAAATAATATCGTGGACAAGATCCCATCTGATCTTCTTGATATGAGCCAAAGGACTGATGATAGCAAGAAATGTGCATTAGCTGAAGGTTTGAGCGGGAAACAAGATATTGACTTTTCATTGACCAGGATATTTGATTTAAATGCCCCATTAAAAGACGAAGAAAGCTCTTCTGGCAAAAGTAATCTGGGCAATAATTTCTTTGAGCTATCCATTAACCCAGACTCTCTTAAATGTGCACCAATTCAGCTTTCTGAGAACCAACTGGCTTCAGGATTTCATGAAAATTCAACACTAAGCGCTGCTAGATTGCACCCTGCTTCACCTCCTGTTGGTTATGGTCCAaagttcaacttgccaatgaatGTGAATACTGCAGGCGAGAATAGTTCTTTTAGAAAGGCACGTTCTTTCTTTGATGACTCGGTGAGCAGTACAGATCAAATCATTGATCTGTCAGATCCGTCAAAGAATATACAATGGTGTCACGAGGCAAGCCGGGTACAGCCATTTGTAGTAGTAGACAATGTGATTAGTGTTTCTCCTCCAAATGTTGAGTCTTCATTGGTACTGAGCCCAAATTCTGTGGATGATAGAGGAAGTGATGTTGGATCCCTTGCTCATACAGAAGCAGAAAGCATCCTCCCAGAGTCTGAACTGGAG ATAATAAGGAATGCTGATCTCGAAGACCTTTCGGAGTTAGGATCTGGTACTTATGGAACCGTTTATCATGGAAAATGGCGGGGAACAGATGTTGctataaagagaattaaaaagagCTGCTTTGCAGGGAGATCTTCTGAGCAAGAACGGTTG GCAAAAGACTTCTGGAGAGAGGCACAAATCCTCTCAAATCTTCACCATCCAAATGTGGTGGCATTTTATGGAATAGTACCAGATGGGGTTGGCGGAACCTTAGCAACAGTAACAGAGTTCATGGTTAATGGTTCTCTTAGGCATGTCCTCATCAAGAAAGAAAG ATTACTAGATCGTCATAGAAAGCTGATAATTGCCATGGATGCAGCTTTTGGTATGGAATATTTGCACTCGAAAAACATTGTCCATTTTGATTTGAAATGTGACAACTTGCTTGTGAATCTAAGGGATCCACAGCGACCCGTATGCAAA GTTGGAGATTTTGGATTATCAAGGATCAAACGAAATACCCTTGTGTCTGGGGGTGTACGAGGAACCCTTCCATGGATGGCACCAGAGCTGTTGAATGGCAGCAGTAGCCGGGTTTCTGAGAAG GTTGATGTTTTCTCCTTTGGCATCTCATTGTGGGAGTTATTCACAGGGGAGGAACCATATGCAGACATGCATTGTGGTGCCATTATTG GGGGGATTGTAAAGAACACTCTTCGACCACCTATTCCGGAACGCTGTGATCCTGAATGGAGGAAGCTAATGGAAGAGTGCTGGTCAGCTGATCCCAACAGCCGACCATCATTCACGGAGATAACCAGCAGGTTACGATCCATGTCTATAGGACTTCAAGTAAAGGGAACTGGTTAA
- the LOC112796775 gene encoding uncharacterized protein isoform X1, whose protein sequence is MAQNKTGNKLGANTAKDLGVLPQHIQPELGCGSDTGQIVYNNIVLATGRGFSENISHDGVSAGRVPHSPDISQSSEHRFMLNRENGHVRYEELSNILGLRRMDSENAAEMDEIPSLNKQDQEMKNGVPGVSLRKTVPGDRDTRNRVQSSTGDHPGARPVVSPLLRCESSHSNGFSVSGTLDDSLPWKMKLLCSSGGKILPRPSDGKLRYVGGETRIISTRKDLSWEELVKKTSSICRQPHTIKYQLPGEDLDALISVSSEEDLQNMTEEYHGFERREGSQRLRIFLVPLTESEETPLTEVSMIQQSDPDYQYVVAVNGIADPSPRNNNGGMSLTNEASQFAPVFQKISPNPSSAFENKGAVNSLNGDGVLNKSVSPIPIQVSGSSAGYVPFIGNERFQGSTESNVSFVTALLPPENSGTVIADWQYPQHAAAGQSKILNGQHFGNYNLGKGFVTHGCEDKLFGERLFQREKGNYLGNPLSCLEDPICQQAESDGISGSPYGLSHAFSDSQLHESAVRSGYCLQERIGQSFSLNLENTQLSSILLSNISQGNPLELQRDPILHHTQLQSKIPKGDSAELSKRQEMTSSSPYSDSLGMNCDVYNGSISTENRYPKAQSRLTDYSFVANDIQDNSVKLEKMKIIEEFNCFPSNNGNVYVEKPAIIDMGNMSELHLLDSFLPSNSNSQVNVQKNWEVTSEDRIPASLGMVELSPNNIVDKIPSDLLDMSQRTDDSKKCALAEGLSGKQDIDFSLTRIFDLNAPLKDEESSSGKSNLGNNFFELSINPDSLKCAPIQLSENQLASGFHENSTLSAARLHPASPPVGYGPKFNLPMNVNTAGENSSFRKARSFFDDSVSSTDQIIDLSDPSKNIQWCHEASRVQPFVVVDNVISVSPPNVESSLVLSPNSVDDRGSDVGSLAHTEAESILPESELEDFKDNQTDKHDFLSDAMIAEMEASIYGLQIIRNADLEDLSELGSGTYGTVYHGKWRGTDVAIKRIKKSCFAGRSSEQERLAKDFWREAQILSNLHHPNVVAFYGIVPDGVGGTLATVTEFMVNGSLRHVLIKKERLLDRHRKLIIAMDAAFGMEYLHSKNIVHFDLKCDNLLVNLRDPQRPVCKVGDFGLSRIKRNTLVSGGVRGTLPWMAPELLNGSSSRVSEKVDVFSFGISLWELFTGEEPYADMHCGAIIGGIVKNTLRPPIPERCDPEWRKLMEECWSADPNSRPSFTEITSRLRSMSIGLQVKGTG, encoded by the exons ATGGCACAAAATAAGACAGGTAACAAATTAGGTGCCAACACTGCAAAGGACCTTGGTGTGCTTCCTCAACACATCCAGCCTGAGTTAGGTTGTGGTTCAGATACAGGACAGATTGTGTATAATAATATTgttctagccactggaagaggATTTTCAGAGAATATCAGTcatgatggagtttctgcaggaAGAGTTCCTCATTCACCTGATATATCTCAAAGTTCTGAGCATAGATTTATGTTGAATAGGGAGAATGGCCATGTGAGATATGAAGAACTTAGTAATATTTTAGGCTTGAGGAGAATGGACTCTGAGAATGCTGCTGAGATGGATGAAATTCCCTCTCTAAACAAGCAGGATCAGGAGATGAAAAATGGGGTTCCTGGAGTCAGTTTAAGAAAAACGGTACCTGGAGATCGTGATACAAGGAACAGAGTTCAATCATCGACTGGTGATCATCCTGGTGCCAGACCAGTTGTATCACCCCTTCTCAGATGTGAGTCTTCTCATTCTAATGGATTTTCTGTTTCAGGAACTTTGGATGATTCTTTGCCATGGAAAATGAAGCTTCTATGCAGCTCTGGTGGAAAAATATTACCCAGGCCTAGTGACGGGAAACTCAGATATGTAGGGGGAGAGACCCGCATAATATCTACAAGAAAGGATTTATCATGGGAAGAGCTTGTAAAGAAGACCTCGAGTATTTGTAGGCAACCTCACACAATCAAATACCAGCTTCCTGGGGAGGATCTGGATGCTCTAATATCTGTTTCCTCGGAGGAGGATCTTCAAAATATGACAGAGGAATACCATGGGTTTGAAAGGCGGGAAGGTTCTCAAAGACTTAGAATTTTTTTGGTTCCTTTGACTGAATCTGAAGAGACGCCGTTAACTGAAGTGAGCATGATTCAGCAAAGTGATCCTGACTACCAATATGTTGTTGCCGTGAATGGCATAGCAGATCCCAGTCCAAGGAACAACAATGGTGGGATGAGTTTGACCAATGAAGCAAGTCAGTTCGCTCCAGTTTTTCAGAAAATTTCTCCAAATCCCTCTTCTGCCTTTGAGAACAAGGGTGCTGTTAATTCTTTAAATGGAGATGGGGTTCTGAACAAATCAGTTTCTCCTATTCCTATACAGGTATCAGGTTCTAGTGCAGGTTATGTTCCATTTATTGGTAATGAACGGTTTCAGGGAAGTACCGAGAGCAATGTGTCATTTGTTACTGCTCTGCTACCCCCTGAGAACTCTGGCACCGTCATTGCTGATTGGCAATACCCTCAGCATGCAGCTGCTGGTCAGTCCAAGATACTCAATGGACAGCATTTCGGCAACTACAATCTTGGCAAGGGATTTGTGACTCATGGTTGCGAGGATAAATTATTTGGTGAAAGGCTGTTTCAAAGGGAAAAGGGAAACTACCTTGGAAATCCTCTTTCATGCTTGGAAGATCCAATTTGTCAACAAGCTGAATCTGATGGAATTTCTGGTTCCCCCTATGGGCTGTCACATGCTTTTTCTGATTCACAATTGCATGAGAGTGCTGTTAGGTCTGGTTACTGCTTACAAGAAAGAATTGGCCAATCTTTTTCCTTGAACCTTGAAAATACTCAATTATCTTCAATCCTTCTTTCTAATATCTCACAAGGGAATCCTTTGGAGCTTCAACGTGATCCTATTCTCCACCATACCCAACTACAAAGTAAGATACCAAAAGGTGACTCCGCCGAGCTGTCCAAAAGGCAAGAAATGACATCGTCTTCTCCATATTCAGATTCATTAGGAATGAACTGTGATGTTTATAATGGTAGCATTTCAACTGAAAATAGGTACCCTAAAGCACAGTCCAGATTAACTGACTATAGCTTTGTAGCAAATGATATTCAAGATAACTCTGTTAAATTAGAAAAGATGAAGATAATTGAAGAGTTTAATTGCTTTCCGAGTAATAATGGAAATGTTTATGTTGAGAAACCAGCCATCATTGATATGGGAAACATGAGTGAATTGCATCTTTTGGACTCCTTCCTTCCTAGTAACTCAAATTCTCAGGTTAATGTGCAAAAGAATTGGGAGGTTACATCTGAGGATAGAATTCCTGCATCATTGGGTATGGTGGAACTTTCTCCAAATAATATCGTGGACAAGATCCCATCTGATCTTCTTGATATGAGCCAAAGGACTGATGATAGCAAGAAATGTGCATTAGCTGAAGGTTTGAGCGGGAAACAAGATATTGACTTTTCATTGACCAGGATATTTGATTTAAATGCCCCATTAAAAGACGAAGAAAGCTCTTCTGGCAAAAGTAATCTGGGCAATAATTTCTTTGAGCTATCCATTAACCCAGACTCTCTTAAATGTGCACCAATTCAGCTTTCTGAGAACCAACTGGCTTCAGGATTTCATGAAAATTCAACACTAAGCGCTGCTAGATTGCACCCTGCTTCACCTCCTGTTGGTTATGGTCCAaagttcaacttgccaatgaatGTGAATACTGCAGGCGAGAATAGTTCTTTTAGAAAGGCACGTTCTTTCTTTGATGACTCGGTGAGCAGTACAGATCAAATCATTGATCTGTCAGATCCGTCAAAGAATATACAATGGTGTCACGAGGCAAGCCGGGTACAGCCATTTGTAGTAGTAGACAATGTGATTAGTGTTTCTCCTCCAAATGTTGAGTCTTCATTGGTACTGAGCCCAAATTCTGTGGATGATAGAGGAAGTGATGTTGGATCCCTTGCTCATACAGAAGCAGAAAGCATCCTCCCAGAGTCTGAACTGGAG GATTTTAAAGACAATCAAACAGACAAGCATGACTTCCTTTCTGATGCAATGATAGCAGAAATGGAAGCCAGCATATATGGTTTGCAG ATAATAAGGAATGCTGATCTCGAAGACCTTTCGGAGTTAGGATCTGGTACTTATGGAACCGTTTATCATGGAAAATGGCGGGGAACAGATGTTGctataaagagaattaaaaagagCTGCTTTGCAGGGAGATCTTCTGAGCAAGAACGGTTG GCAAAAGACTTCTGGAGAGAGGCACAAATCCTCTCAAATCTTCACCATCCAAATGTGGTGGCATTTTATGGAATAGTACCAGATGGGGTTGGCGGAACCTTAGCAACAGTAACAGAGTTCATGGTTAATGGTTCTCTTAGGCATGTCCTCATCAAGAAAGAAAG ATTACTAGATCGTCATAGAAAGCTGATAATTGCCATGGATGCAGCTTTTGGTATGGAATATTTGCACTCGAAAAACATTGTCCATTTTGATTTGAAATGTGACAACTTGCTTGTGAATCTAAGGGATCCACAGCGACCCGTATGCAAA GTTGGAGATTTTGGATTATCAAGGATCAAACGAAATACCCTTGTGTCTGGGGGTGTACGAGGAACCCTTCCATGGATGGCACCAGAGCTGTTGAATGGCAGCAGTAGCCGGGTTTCTGAGAAG GTTGATGTTTTCTCCTTTGGCATCTCATTGTGGGAGTTATTCACAGGGGAGGAACCATATGCAGACATGCATTGTGGTGCCATTATTG GGGGGATTGTAAAGAACACTCTTCGACCACCTATTCCGGAACGCTGTGATCCTGAATGGAGGAAGCTAATGGAAGAGTGCTGGTCAGCTGATCCCAACAGCCGACCATCATTCACGGAGATAACCAGCAGGTTACGATCCATGTCTATAGGACTTCAAGTAAAGGGAACTGGTTAA